In the Agrococcus sp. Marseille-Q4369 genome, one interval contains:
- a CDS encoding AAA family ATPase, with protein sequence MTAGERIQRAVQSVISGKTDEIRTVLTVLLAEGHVLLEDVPGVGKTQLARAFAAAIGGTVRRIQCTPDLLPSDITGMSVLDRASGELRFQPGPVFANIVIADEINRASPKTQAALLECMAEGQVTVDGVTHRLPTPFLVVATQNPIDMEGTYALPEAQRDRFMVRLELGYPDEGAELAMVQARETAQPLDAVRPVTTDAQFSAEIAAAHAVRAHELVERYAVRLSRATREHPDVRLGASPRATLQLVRAAKARAHLLGRDWLSPDDVKALAEHVLPHHLVMHDPRARHDDARAVVALAIASTVAPVMR encoded by the coding sequence ATGACCGCGGGGGAGCGCATCCAGCGCGCCGTGCAGAGCGTCATCTCGGGCAAGACCGACGAGATCCGCACCGTGCTCACGGTGCTGCTCGCCGAGGGGCACGTGCTGCTCGAGGACGTGCCGGGCGTCGGCAAGACGCAGCTCGCGCGCGCCTTCGCCGCCGCGATCGGCGGCACGGTGCGGCGCATCCAGTGCACGCCCGACCTGCTGCCGAGCGACATCACCGGCATGTCGGTGCTCGATCGCGCGAGCGGCGAGCTGCGCTTCCAGCCCGGCCCCGTCTTCGCGAACATCGTCATCGCCGACGAGATCAACCGCGCGAGCCCCAAGACGCAAGCGGCGCTGCTCGAGTGCATGGCCGAGGGGCAAGTGACGGTCGACGGCGTCACGCACCGGCTGCCGACGCCGTTCCTCGTCGTCGCGACGCAGAACCCCATCGACATGGAGGGCACGTACGCGCTGCCCGAGGCGCAGCGCGACCGCTTCATGGTGCGGCTCGAGCTCGGCTACCCCGACGAGGGCGCCGAGCTCGCGATGGTGCAGGCGCGCGAGACGGCGCAGCCGCTCGACGCGGTGCGGCCCGTGACGACCGACGCCCAGTTCTCGGCCGAGATCGCCGCCGCGCACGCCGTGCGTGCGCACGAGCTCGTCGAGCGCTATGCCGTGCGGCTCTCGCGAGCGACGCGCGAGCACCCCGACGTGCGCCTCGGCGCGAGCCCGCGCGCGACGCTCCAGCTCGTCCGGGCGGCGAAGGCGCGCGCCCACCTGCTCGGCCGCGACTGGCTCTCGCCCGACGACGTCAAGGCGCTCGCGGAGCACGTGCTGCCGCACCACCTCGTGATGCACGACCCGCGCGCCCGCCACGACGACGCGCGAGCGGTCGTCGCGCTCGCGATCGCCTCCACCGTCGCGCCCGTCATGCGCTGA
- a CDS encoding ABC transporter substrate-binding protein, whose amino-acid sequence MSRRPALVSTIVAALLLAGCAASPAEPEATLEARAATPNCDAEVFPLPAPAERIVAVKSTAAELVVALGLGDALVATAFLDGPLEGADAPTIDGMPSREAVLALEPDAIVAGWESAFAPEAIGDRAHLHELGVTTWVSPAACWSTDVPRLDWEGLFAELGGAAAMLGVPEAGGELVDEQRAALAAIEPLEGAPTALWYSSGEDAPYVGGGSGAPQLVLETAGLGNVASELDDGWATLSWEAVAASDPDVIVLVDAPWHTAASKVERLRANPATAALEAVREERFVVVPFPMAEAGVGTVDAVALVAREVRELGLG is encoded by the coding sequence GTGTCCCGCCGCCCCGCTCTCGTCTCGACGATCGTCGCCGCCCTGCTGCTCGCCGGTTGCGCCGCGTCCCCCGCTGAGCCCGAAGCGACGCTCGAGGCCAGGGCCGCGACCCCGAACTGCGACGCCGAGGTCTTCCCGCTTCCGGCGCCCGCGGAGCGCATCGTCGCGGTGAAGTCGACCGCTGCCGAGCTCGTCGTCGCGCTCGGGCTCGGCGACGCGCTCGTCGCGACCGCGTTCCTCGACGGGCCGCTCGAGGGCGCCGACGCGCCGACGATCGACGGCATGCCCTCGCGCGAGGCGGTGCTCGCGCTCGAGCCCGACGCGATCGTCGCGGGCTGGGAGTCGGCGTTCGCGCCCGAGGCGATCGGCGACCGCGCGCACCTGCACGAGCTCGGCGTGACGACGTGGGTCTCCCCCGCAGCGTGCTGGTCGACCGACGTGCCGCGGCTCGACTGGGAGGGGCTCTTCGCCGAGCTCGGCGGCGCGGCCGCGATGCTCGGCGTGCCCGAGGCCGGCGGCGAGCTCGTCGATGAGCAGCGCGCGGCGCTCGCGGCGATCGAGCCGCTCGAGGGTGCGCCGACCGCGCTCTGGTACTCGTCCGGCGAGGACGCGCCCTACGTCGGCGGCGGTTCGGGCGCCCCGCAGCTCGTGCTCGAGACCGCGGGCCTCGGCAACGTCGCGAGCGAGCTCGACGACGGCTGGGCGACGCTCTCGTGGGAGGCGGTCGCGGCGAGCGACCCCGACGTCATCGTGCTCGTCGACGCCCCGTGGCACACGGCCGCGTCGAAGGTCGAGCGGCTGCGCGCGAACCCCGCGACCGCAGCGCTCGAGGCGGTGCGGGAGGAGCGCTTCGTCGTCGTGCCGTTCCCGATGGCGGAGGCGGGCGTCGGGACGGTGGATGCGGTGGCCCTCGTCGCGCGCGAGGTGCGGGAGCTGGGGCTCGGATGA
- a CDS encoding aspartate aminotransferase family protein, which yields MPAPQFDPADGARARELDPLILHSWSKHGSTNPFTVARGEGVRLWDYDGREYLDFSSQLVNTNIGHSHPKVVEAIQRQAAQLATVAPATTNLVRGEAAERILSKIDDMAAVFFTNGGADAVENAIRMARIHTGRVKVVSHYRSYHGNTGAAVNATGDARRIGNEFATGHVHVFGPFLYRSEFWAETEEQESERALQHMRRVIEAEGPSTIAAIMVEGLPGTAGILVPPPGYLQGLRELADEHGIVLILDEVMAGFGRTGHWFAHQHDGVRPDLVTFAKGVNSGYVPVGGVIISDRVLETFKQRAIPGGLTYAGHPLAAASIVATIDAMTEEGIVEHAAHLGADILGPGLRELAERHEIIGEARGRGCFWALDLVTDRGSREPVDASVVASLKSSLLERGYVPFTTDNRIHVVPPLVMGDDDARRGLEILDDAFSAL from the coding sequence ATGCCAGCACCCCAGTTCGACCCCGCCGACGGCGCCCGCGCCCGCGAGCTCGACCCGCTCATCCTGCACTCGTGGTCGAAGCACGGCTCGACCAACCCCTTCACCGTCGCGCGCGGCGAGGGCGTGCGGCTGTGGGACTACGACGGCCGCGAGTACCTCGACTTCTCGAGCCAGCTCGTCAACACCAACATCGGTCACTCGCACCCGAAGGTCGTCGAGGCCATCCAGCGGCAGGCGGCGCAGCTCGCGACCGTCGCGCCCGCCACGACGAACCTCGTCCGCGGTGAGGCGGCCGAGCGCATCCTCTCGAAGATCGATGACATGGCCGCCGTCTTCTTCACGAACGGCGGGGCGGATGCGGTCGAGAACGCGATCCGGATGGCTCGCATCCACACGGGGCGGGTCAAGGTCGTCTCGCACTACCGCTCGTACCACGGCAACACCGGCGCCGCCGTGAACGCGACGGGGGATGCGCGCCGCATCGGCAACGAGTTCGCGACCGGCCACGTGCACGTCTTCGGGCCGTTCCTCTACCGCTCGGAGTTCTGGGCGGAGACCGAGGAGCAGGAGTCGGAGCGCGCCCTGCAGCACATGCGGCGCGTCATCGAGGCCGAGGGGCCGTCGACGATCGCGGCGATCATGGTCGAGGGGCTCCCCGGCACCGCCGGCATCCTCGTGCCGCCGCCGGGCTACCTCCAGGGGCTGCGGGAGCTCGCCGACGAGCACGGCATCGTGCTCATCCTCGACGAGGTGATGGCGGGGTTCGGCCGCACGGGGCACTGGTTCGCGCACCAGCACGACGGCGTGCGCCCCGACCTGGTGACCTTCGCGAAGGGCGTGAACTCCGGCTACGTGCCGGTCGGCGGCGTCATCATCAGCGACCGCGTGCTCGAGACGTTCAAGCAGCGCGCGATCCCCGGCGGGCTCACGTATGCGGGCCACCCGCTCGCGGCGGCCTCGATCGTCGCGACGATCGACGCCATGACGGAGGAGGGCATCGTCGAGCACGCCGCCCACCTCGGCGCCGACATCCTCGGTCCCGGGCTCCGCGAGCTCGCCGAGCGGCACGAGATCATCGGCGAGGCGCGCGGTCGCGGCTGCTTCTGGGCCCTCGACCTCGTGACCGATCGCGGCTCGCGCGAGCCGGTCGACGCATCCGTCGTCGCGAGCCTCAAGTCGTCGCTGCTCGAGCGCGGCTACGTGCCGTTCACGACCGACAACCGCATCCACGTCGTGCCGCCGCTCGTCATGGGCGACGACGACGCGCGCCGCGGCCTCGAGATCCTCGACGACGCCTTCTCGGCGCTCTGA
- the cofD gene encoding 2-phospho-L-lactate transferase, protein MRITVLAGGVGGARFALGLREAARALHGDPADIRVVTNVGDDLWLAGVKVCPDLDSLMYALAGVGDTERGWGRAGESERVAAELAAYGVGWPWFTLGDLDLGTHLARTAMLREGASLTEATARLSARWELGARLLPVTDDEVPTHVVTDEGVIHFEEWWVRTRAELPARRFVQHGLERSRISHAARDAIAAADVLLIAPSNPVVSIGTILGIPGVRDALETAAAPVVGVAPIIAGKALRGMAATCLQVIGVEADAAAVAAHYGARRAGGLLDGWLLAEEDAGSIGALAELGIVAEARPLLLTPGEPAQQVATDALALAERVRGARSAHPSAG, encoded by the coding sequence ATGAGGATCACCGTGCTCGCCGGAGGCGTCGGCGGCGCCCGCTTCGCGCTCGGGCTGCGCGAGGCGGCGCGCGCGCTGCACGGCGATCCCGCCGACATCCGCGTCGTCACGAACGTCGGCGACGACCTGTGGCTCGCGGGCGTCAAGGTCTGCCCCGACCTCGACTCGCTCATGTACGCGCTCGCGGGCGTCGGCGACACCGAGCGCGGCTGGGGCCGCGCGGGCGAGAGCGAGCGCGTCGCCGCCGAGCTCGCCGCCTACGGCGTCGGGTGGCCGTGGTTCACGCTCGGCGACCTCGACCTCGGCACGCACCTCGCCCGCACGGCGATGCTGCGCGAGGGCGCGAGCCTCACCGAGGCGACCGCGCGGCTCTCGGCGCGCTGGGAGCTCGGCGCGCGCCTGCTGCCCGTCACGGACGACGAGGTGCCGACGCACGTCGTGACCGACGAGGGCGTCATCCACTTCGAGGAGTGGTGGGTGCGCACGCGCGCCGAGCTGCCCGCGCGCCGCTTCGTGCAGCACGGGCTCGAGCGCTCGCGCATCTCGCACGCCGCGCGCGACGCGATCGCGGCCGCCGACGTGCTGCTCATCGCGCCGTCGAACCCCGTCGTCTCGATCGGCACGATCCTCGGCATCCCCGGCGTGCGCGACGCGCTCGAGACGGCGGCGGCGCCCGTCGTCGGCGTCGCGCCGATCATCGCGGGCAAGGCGCTCCGCGGCATGGCGGCGACGTGCCTGCAGGTGATCGGGGTCGAGGCGGATGCGGCTGCGGTCGCCGCGCACTACGGCGCGCGTCGGGCGGGTGGCCTGCTCGACGGCTGGCTGCTCGCGGAGGAGGACGCCGGCTCGATCGGCGCGCTCGCGGAGCTGGGGATCGTCGCCGAGGCGCGGCCGCTGCTGCTGACGCCGGGCGAGCCCGCGCAGCAGGTCGCGACCGACGCGCTCGCGCTCGCGGAGCGGGTGCGCGGCGCGCGCTCCGCGCATCCGTCCGCCGGTTGA
- a CDS encoding ABC transporter ATP-binding protein gives MSGAGLAVDGLEVEALSVRVRGRALVDDASWSAPAGRLTALVGPNGAGKSTMLRAIAGVVPERAERRGRVLLGGERLDAMPARERARSVALVEQLADGAPQLTAREAVRLGRTPHHRMLGFSLGDDRHVDAALDAAGATALAERPLAELSGGELQRVHLARALAQQSGDEPGLLLLDEPTNHLDVAWQLELLELVRRLAADRPVVMTVHDLALAATHADRVVLVDRGRVVASGTPSDVLTPERIRAVYGVDAEIDEQPGGVAIRYRRMAS, from the coding sequence GTGAGCGGCGCGGGGCTTGCGGTCGACGGTCTCGAGGTCGAGGCGCTCTCGGTGCGGGTGCGGGGGCGCGCGCTCGTCGACGACGCGTCGTGGAGCGCGCCCGCGGGGCGGCTCACGGCGCTCGTCGGCCCGAACGGCGCCGGCAAGTCGACGATGCTGCGCGCGATCGCGGGCGTCGTCCCCGAGCGGGCCGAGCGCCGCGGCCGCGTGCTGCTCGGCGGCGAGCGGCTCGACGCGATGCCGGCGCGCGAGCGGGCGCGCAGCGTCGCGCTCGTCGAGCAGCTCGCGGACGGCGCCCCGCAGCTGACCGCGCGCGAGGCGGTGCGGCTCGGCCGCACCCCGCACCACCGCATGCTCGGCTTCTCGCTCGGCGACGACCGGCACGTCGACGCCGCGCTCGACGCCGCGGGCGCGACGGCGCTCGCCGAGCGCCCGCTCGCCGAGCTCTCAGGCGGCGAGTTGCAGCGCGTGCACCTCGCGCGCGCGCTCGCGCAGCAGTCCGGCGACGAGCCGGGCCTGCTGCTGCTCGACGAGCCGACGAACCACCTCGACGTCGCGTGGCAGCTCGAGCTGCTCGAGCTCGTGCGCCGGCTCGCGGCCGACCGCCCCGTCGTCATGACCGTGCACGACCTCGCGCTCGCCGCGACCCACGCCGACCGCGTCGTGCTCGTCGATCGAGGCAGGGTCGTCGCGAGCGGCACGCCGTCCGACGTGCTCACGCCCGAGCGCATCCGCGCTGTCTACGGCGTCGACGCCGAGATCGACGAGCAGCCTGGCGGCGTCGCGATCCGCTACCGGAGGATGGCCTCATGA
- a CDS encoding transglutaminase-like domain-containing protein, translated as MTVARDGPRRWGRGGDPKGSPPSSSTARIHAGPVETTALAVLPIAWLWSTGTVLEDDWLLPVLGAVLTIALLAALARALMPAFAATGVAALVGVGWITALSAPDEALLGVIPTPESVGVSVTAIGEGVQAIAWALRTPIEVEGAVLAAVVAGAVVLALGVDLLGHAMRLPAIAVLFAAAPLLLPIAFRADIPWWHALPGVAAAALALAAPAIDERVAIGRGWVAPLALVGVAAVLAAAVPLVAPSPRDVALDLPTLEELLRSPTPVLQTDIDLGDELRRPEARQVFTYSTSDGLPTVTRLMTLPEAGEDGFRQVAPTAGTPQILVEGADLGAPMQLTVRMSPVRAESLPTPERVAGASAPRGAHWDDANDALRIEGSVDTDGLEFTSAGTRSPELASLVGDASTGHDELLLLPEAAEPIRELGGSLVTAEMGAADRIRAVHAYMTTGVWDYSEQLDLPGFAGASGDGWEALEGFLETRSGYCVHYASATGALLRGAGVPARVVVGFLPGDEITGGRSVTTNHMHAWAEAWVDGAGWVRVETTPGAGTGQSSPEGDEQTQEPTPTPTETASPTPTPSATQSAAPTVAPSASPTPTAPGAGEPGASAIDWAALRPWLIGAAVALLLALPWLVRRAQRAVRLRRGAPGGWQELRAALADAGTRLPASATPGEVQAAIGDRLGDDAEARSAADRVRLAAERAVFDAGPRERGAVDADVRLVERALARSQPPWRRALTTALPPSLARVVPPIEG; from the coding sequence GTGACCGTGGCCCGGGACGGGCCACGGCGCTGGGGTCGCGGCGGCGACCCGAAAGGGTCGCCGCCCTCGAGCTCCACCGCGCGCATCCACGCCGGGCCCGTCGAGACCACGGCGCTCGCCGTGCTGCCGATCGCCTGGCTGTGGTCGACGGGCACCGTGCTCGAGGACGACTGGCTGCTGCCCGTGCTCGGCGCCGTGCTCACGATCGCGCTCCTCGCCGCGCTCGCCCGCGCGCTCATGCCCGCGTTCGCCGCGACCGGCGTCGCCGCGCTCGTCGGCGTCGGCTGGATCACCGCGCTCTCGGCGCCCGACGAGGCGCTCCTGGGGGTGATCCCGACCCCGGAGTCGGTCGGTGTCTCGGTGACCGCGATCGGCGAGGGCGTACAGGCGATCGCGTGGGCGCTCCGCACGCCGATCGAGGTCGAGGGGGCGGTGCTCGCCGCGGTCGTCGCGGGTGCGGTCGTGCTCGCCCTCGGCGTCGACCTGCTCGGCCACGCGATGCGGCTGCCCGCGATCGCGGTGCTCTTCGCCGCCGCGCCGCTCCTGCTGCCGATCGCGTTCCGTGCCGACATCCCGTGGTGGCACGCGCTCCCGGGGGTCGCCGCGGCGGCACTCGCGCTCGCGGCCCCCGCGATCGACGAGCGCGTCGCGATCGGGCGCGGATGGGTCGCCCCCCTCGCGCTCGTCGGCGTCGCCGCGGTGCTCGCGGCGGCCGTGCCGCTCGTCGCGCCGAGCCCGCGCGACGTCGCGCTCGACCTGCCGACGCTCGAGGAGCTGCTGCGCTCGCCGACGCCCGTGCTGCAGACCGACATCGACCTCGGCGACGAGCTGCGGCGACCGGAGGCCCGGCAGGTCTTCACCTACTCGACGAGCGACGGGCTGCCGACCGTCACGCGCCTCATGACGCTCCCCGAGGCGGGGGAGGACGGGTTCCGCCAAGTGGCGCCGACTGCGGGCACTCCGCAGATCCTCGTCGAGGGCGCCGACCTCGGCGCGCCGATGCAGCTCACGGTGCGCATGAGCCCCGTGCGCGCCGAGAGCCTGCCGACGCCCGAGCGCGTCGCCGGCGCGAGCGCGCCGCGGGGCGCGCACTGGGACGACGCGAACGACGCGCTGCGCATCGAGGGCAGCGTCGACACCGACGGGCTCGAGTTCACCTCCGCCGGCACGCGCTCGCCCGAGCTCGCGAGCCTCGTCGGGGATGCCTCGACGGGGCACGACGAGCTGCTCCTCCTGCCCGAGGCGGCCGAGCCGATCCGCGAGCTGGGCGGCTCGCTCGTGACGGCCGAGATGGGCGCTGCCGACCGCATCCGCGCCGTGCACGCCTACATGACGACGGGCGTGTGGGACTACTCCGAGCAGCTCGACCTGCCCGGGTTCGCGGGCGCCTCGGGCGACGGCTGGGAAGCGCTCGAGGGCTTCCTCGAGACGCGCAGCGGCTACTGCGTGCACTACGCGAGCGCGACCGGGGCGCTGCTGCGGGGCGCCGGTGTGCCCGCGCGCGTCGTCGTCGGCTTCCTGCCGGGCGACGAGATCACCGGCGGGCGCTCCGTCACCACCAACCACATGCACGCGTGGGCCGAGGCGTGGGTCGACGGCGCCGGCTGGGTGCGCGTCGAGACGACGCCCGGCGCCGGCACGGGCCAGTCGAGCCCCGAGGGCGACGAGCAGACGCAGGAGCCGACGCCCACGCCGACCGAGACGGCCTCGCCCACCCCGACGCCGAGCGCGACGCAGAGCGCCGCCCCGACGGTCGCGCCGAGCGCCTCGCCCACGCCGACCGCGCCCGGCGCCGGCGAGCCCGGGGCGAGCGCGATCGACTGGGCGGCGCTGCGGCCGTGGCTCATCGGCGCGGCCGTGGCGCTGCTGCTCGCGCTCCCGTGGCTCGTGCGGCGAGCGCAACGCGCCGTGCGGCTGCGACGCGGGGCGCCGGGCGGCTGGCAGGAGCTGCGCGCCGCGCTCGCCGACGCCGGCACGCGGCTGCCGGCCTCGGCCACGCCGGGCGAGGTGCAAGCCGCGATCGGCGACCGCCTGGGCGACGACGCCGAGGCGCGGAGCGCCGCGGATCGCGTGCGGCTCGCGGCCGAGCGAGCCGTCTTCGACGCGGGCCCGCGCGAGCGAGGCGCGGTCGACGCCGACGTGCGGCTCGTGGAGCGGGCGCTCGCGCGCTCGCAGCCGCCGTGGCGCCGCGCGCTCACGACGGCGCTGCCGCCGAGCCTCGCGCGCGTCGTCCCGCCGATCGAGGGGTGA
- a CDS encoding DUF58 domain-containing protein, which produces MAARTGRAAKDRSRSRLTPRGFVLVLAGLGLVLAAYWERQVVLLVPATLCLGVVALGLWWAIGAVGRVRLGVPGVFAEGQSAALRIVGDARQVGARWSTWAPGPERFLLLEGDLGEPAQASVDLGVHPRGRWRLAPVEVTTLDPFRVVRTTRSIDPRASLVVGPEVLSVASSELRSNRTEGRLAQSRTADEVDAMVREWRPGDPQRRVHWRQSAKRGELMVRQEANPATDDDIVVVDTARAAGHGRDAEDRLARAACSIALALAGRDRAVQVRETGEPSLPGADWRDLRSALAAFASFEAHAADEPRPMDADAAHVVALEESAPEGWSLSPGTTLWLVARPGDPPRRISAGSRVAVHRWIDRAGPVRELA; this is translated from the coding sequence ATGGCCGCGCGCACGGGCCGGGCCGCGAAGGATCGGTCGAGGTCGCGCCTCACCCCGCGCGGCTTCGTGCTCGTGCTCGCCGGGCTCGGCCTCGTGCTCGCCGCCTACTGGGAGCGGCAGGTCGTGCTGCTCGTGCCGGCGACGCTGTGCCTCGGCGTCGTCGCGCTCGGGCTGTGGTGGGCGATCGGCGCGGTCGGCCGCGTGCGGCTCGGCGTGCCCGGCGTCTTCGCCGAGGGGCAGTCGGCGGCGCTCCGGATCGTGGGGGATGCGCGGCAGGTCGGCGCGCGCTGGTCGACGTGGGCGCCGGGTCCCGAGCGCTTCCTGCTGCTCGAGGGAGACCTCGGCGAGCCGGCGCAGGCGTCGGTCGACCTCGGCGTGCATCCGCGCGGCCGCTGGCGGCTCGCGCCGGTCGAGGTGACGACCCTCGACCCGTTCCGCGTCGTGCGCACGACGCGCTCGATCGATCCGCGCGCGAGCCTCGTCGTCGGGCCGGAAGTGCTCTCGGTCGCCTCGAGCGAGCTGCGCTCGAACCGCACCGAGGGCCGGCTCGCGCAGTCGCGCACGGCCGACGAGGTCGACGCGATGGTGCGCGAGTGGCGGCCGGGCGACCCGCAGCGGCGCGTGCACTGGCGGCAGAGCGCGAAGCGCGGTGAGCTCATGGTGCGGCAGGAGGCGAACCCCGCGACCGACGACGACATCGTCGTCGTCGACACGGCGCGTGCCGCGGGGCACGGGCGCGACGCCGAGGACCGGCTCGCGCGCGCCGCGTGCTCGATCGCGCTCGCCCTCGCGGGCCGCGACCGCGCCGTGCAGGTGCGGGAGACGGGGGAGCCGTCGCTCCCGGGAGCCGACTGGCGCGACCTCCGCTCGGCGCTCGCGGCCTTCGCATCGTTCGAGGCGCACGCCGCCGACGAGCCGCGGCCGATGGACGCCGACGCCGCGCACGTCGTCGCGCTCGAGGAGTCGGCCCCCGAGGGCTGGTCGCTCTCGCCCGGCACCACGCTGTGGCTCGTCGCGCGGCCCGGCGACCCGCCGAGGCGCATCTCGGCCGGCTCGCGCGTCGCCGTCCACCGCTGGATCGACCGCGCCGGACCCGTGCGGGAGCTCGCGTGA
- a CDS encoding iron chelate uptake ABC transporter family permease subunit, translated as MTRTEQPAADVRASAATAGADAPIAAHLTRGPRRRRNPVLPLALALSGLLVVAIAVAASAGPAGIGALEALGAILARLGIGESPLGTVDDAIVVDLRLPRALAACAVGAGLAVVGAIMQSLVRNPLADPYVLGVSSGASVGAVLVLIAGLGVLLPVAAFVGALAALLATLGLAAAAGGATPTRTVLAGVVVASAASALVSLVIFWGADGDAYREILAWLLGSLAAITWPTATVALVGAGLALALLPTGRLLDALALGDAAAGALGVDARRVRWALLIACALVTGVLVSVSGAIGFVGLVVPHAVRLAVGAGHARLLPLSALAGALVLLLSDTVARAAFDPRELPVGIVTALIGAPVFAALMLSGRVRT; from the coding sequence ATGACGCGCACCGAGCAGCCGGCCGCAGATGTGCGTGCATCGGCTGCCACGGCGGGCGCCGACGCGCCGATCGCCGCACACCTGACCCGCGGGCCGCGCCGCCGTCGTAACCCGGTGCTGCCGCTCGCGCTCGCGCTCAGCGGGCTGCTCGTCGTCGCGATCGCGGTCGCCGCGAGCGCCGGCCCCGCCGGCATCGGCGCGCTCGAGGCGCTCGGCGCGATCCTCGCGCGGCTCGGCATCGGCGAGTCGCCGCTCGGCACCGTCGACGACGCGATCGTCGTCGACCTCCGGCTCCCCCGGGCGCTCGCGGCGTGCGCGGTCGGAGCGGGGCTCGCGGTCGTCGGCGCGATCATGCAGTCGCTCGTGCGCAACCCGCTCGCCGACCCCTACGTGCTCGGCGTCTCCTCCGGCGCGTCGGTCGGCGCGGTGCTCGTGCTCATCGCCGGGCTCGGCGTGCTGCTGCCGGTCGCCGCGTTCGTCGGCGCGCTCGCGGCGCTGCTCGCGACGCTCGGGCTCGCCGCCGCGGCGGGCGGCGCCACCCCGACGCGCACCGTGCTCGCGGGCGTCGTGGTCGCATCCGCCGCGAGCGCGCTCGTGAGCCTCGTCATCTTCTGGGGCGCCGACGGCGACGCCTACCGCGAGATCCTCGCGTGGCTGCTCGGCTCGCTCGCCGCCATCACGTGGCCGACCGCGACCGTCGCGCTCGTCGGCGCGGGGCTCGCGCTCGCGCTGCTGCCGACCGGCCGGCTGCTCGACGCGCTCGCGCTCGGCGACGCGGCGGCCGGGGCCCTCGGCGTCGACGCGCGGCGCGTCCGGTGGGCGCTGCTCATCGCGTGCGCGCTCGTGACGGGCGTGCTCGTGTCGGTCTCCGGCGCGATCGGCTTCGTCGGGCTCGTCGTGCCGCACGCGGTGCGGCTCGCGGTCGGCGCGGGGCACGCGAGGCTGCTGCCGCTCTCGGCGCTCGCGGGCGCGCTCGTGCTGCTCTTGAGCGACACGGTCGCCCGGGCGGCGTTCGACCCGCGCGAGCTGCCGGTCGGCATCGTCACGGCGCTCATCGGGGCGCCGGTGTTCGCGGCGCTCATGCTCTCGGGGCGGGTGCGCACGTGA
- the cofC gene encoding 2-phospho-L-lactate guanylyltransferase yields MQWSIVIPVKGSIGKSRLAAGDARAALAVAFARDAITAACRSASADQVIVVTCDPAVTEGLERVRVVDDPSGGLLAAIDAGLSTIDPAAPAAVLLGDLPALTPDELDAALALAEREHRAFVPDAIAVGTTMLTATRADALRPRFGPGSAERHRQAGHVELPIAPGTGLRLDVDELADLHTALDAGVGPHTRAVLAQASLPA; encoded by the coding sequence GTGCAGTGGTCGATCGTCATCCCCGTGAAGGGCTCGATCGGCAAGTCGCGCCTCGCGGCGGGCGACGCGCGCGCGGCGCTCGCGGTCGCGTTCGCGCGCGACGCCATCACGGCCGCCTGCCGGAGCGCATCCGCCGACCAGGTCATCGTCGTGACGTGCGATCCCGCGGTCACGGAGGGGCTCGAGCGCGTGCGCGTCGTCGACGACCCGAGCGGCGGCCTGCTCGCGGCCATCGACGCGGGCCTCTCGACGATCGACCCCGCGGCGCCCGCTGCGGTGCTGCTCGGCGACCTGCCCGCGCTCACGCCCGACGAGCTCGACGCCGCGCTCGCGCTCGCAGAGCGGGAGCACCGGGCGTTCGTGCCCGACGCGATCGCGGTCGGCACGACGATGCTCACGGCGACGCGGGCGGATGCGCTGCGGCCGCGATTCGGACCGGGCTCGGCCGAGCGGCACCGGCAAGCGGGGCACGTCGAGCTGCCCATCGCGCCGGGCACGGGGCTGCGGCTCGACGTCGACGAGCTCGCCGACCTGCACACCGCGCTCGACGCGGGCGTCGGCCCGCACACCCGAGCGGTGCTCGCGCAGGCGTCGCTGCCGGCGTAG